GAAGAATCTCTAAGCCGACACAATCATTTCACAGCCTTCCACTGGGCTGATGCTTTACTCGCAGGTAAAGCAAACCGTGCTCAGCGCGTACTTCGTCAATTAGAAGCAGAGGGTACTGAAGCTGTTATTTTAATCAGAACTATCCAAAAAGAACTCACGCAACTCTTGGCGATGCAACAAGCCCTTCAGTCTCAATCAATCGGGCAAGTTTTTGAGCGCTTTAGAATTTGGCAATCCAAAAAACCACTGTACTCAGCGGCGTTGAATCGGCTAACTCAAGCCAAGCTATCCCAGTTGATTCAGTTAATTGCCAAAGCGGAAATAATTTCTAAAACTCAATATGACGCTTCCAGCTGGCCACTATTACACCAGTTAAGTACTGAGATGTGCTTGCCGCAAGTGAAGCTGTAAAAAGCGTGATATACTACGCCGCTTTGATTTGCGCCTAAAACGAATAATGAGGAGATAACCTTGCAACTTGAAGAACTGAACGATTTTCTAGTAGATAAAGCCGATGATATGAAAGCACAAGATATTAAAACTCTTGATGTTCAAGGCAAGTCCAGTATCACGGACTACATGATAATCTGCACAGGCACTTCAAAACGTCACGTAGCGTCAATTGCTGAACATGTGGCAAAAGAATCTAAGCTTGCTGGGATAGTTCCTCTAGGCATTGACGGCGAAGATGAAGGTGAGTGGGTCGTATTGGACATGGGAACAACAATTCTTCATGTTATGCAGGAAGAGCAACGTGAGCTTTATCAGCTAGAGAAACTCTGGAGCTAAATTAATGAAGCTTCAGTTGATCGCTGTCGGCACTAAAATGCCCAAGTGGGTGGAAGAAGGCTTCCAAGAATACAAGCGCCGATTTCCTCATGACATGCCACTAGAGCTTGTTGAAATTCCAGCCGGGAAACGAGGAAAAAATGCCGACATTGCAAGAATTTTGCAAAAAGAAGGCGAGGCTATGCTGGCTGCAGTGCCAAAAGGTAATCGAATTGTTACCCTAGATATTCCTGGCAAAAAGTGGGACACCCCACAATTGGCTCAGCAGCTAGAGAACTGGAAACTTGATGGTCGTGATGTTTCGATCTTAATCGGTGGTCCGGAAGGACTGGCCCCAGCCTGTAAAGCAGCGGCTGACCAAAGTTGGTCGCTGT
This sequence is a window from Vibrio coralliilyticus. Protein-coding genes within it:
- the rsfS gene encoding ribosome silencing factor; the protein is MQLEELNDFLVDKADDMKAQDIKTLDVQGKSSITDYMIICTGTSKRHVASIAEHVAKESKLAGIVPLGIDGEDEGEWVVLDMGTTILHVMQEEQRELYQLEKLWS
- the rlmH gene encoding 23S rRNA (pseudouridine(1915)-N(3))-methyltransferase RlmH — translated: MKLQLIAVGTKMPKWVEEGFQEYKRRFPHDMPLELVEIPAGKRGKNADIARILQKEGEAMLAAVPKGNRIVTLDIPGKKWDTPQLAQQLENWKLDGRDVSILIGGPEGLAPACKAAADQSWSLSALTLPHPLVRIVMAESLYRAWSITANHPYHRE